The Cheilinus undulatus linkage group 21, ASM1832078v1, whole genome shotgun sequence region AAGCCTATATAGCcatccactgtgttttacagtattatAATAATAGACCTATTAGCACTACATAATATATCAAAAATCATGTCAGCGGTAAAAGTACTGGTGATTTAATGGACTATATTTGGaggaaaatgaattaaaatgaataaataagccTTGACTGTTTGAGGTATTTATTCATGTTCACAGCAGGTCGTCAAATTTTCAGTGAATGATTGTATTGTTTAGTTGAAGGGTTCATCTATtattgtgtgtatatatatatatatatatatatatatatatatatatatatatataataaataagTTAATAAATAATGATCAGAGAGAAAATGGTGTCCATGAATAAATACCTCGAGCAGTCCAGGATAATTATTTCATATTAATTTACTTTCCTCCTAATGTTAATTAAGTCCATTTAGTCACCAGTACTTTCACCACTGACATTTTGAATACACTGTTTTCACTAAATAGGCCTATTACTATACTGTAAACAACAGTGGATGACCATGTAGGCCAAATTTTTGACATTAAGGCTTTTATTTGGAATGTTCACCTTTCCCATTGGCCATATAATTTCCCCTTTCTTGAGTATTTCAttcaacaagaaaacaaaataaaagatttggAATAAAAattgaccatttttaaaaatttcatatttgtttttctgtgtgtttttttttttttttgacccatatatatatatatatatatatattaaaaacttgtttttcccattttcagtaaaaacaaaacaaaaaaagaggaacaagAGTTTCTCCtaatttttgagtctggtttcaaacaggaaatggacctgccagaaaaaaatataaaaatgaaaataaaatatataatacaCTGACCCTTCCTTTCTGTCTCATGACCTACCTGCTTGAATTATACAAAAGACTTCTTCAACAAGTTTAAATTTTGACCACATGGTGGTGGTAAAAGACAGGGAGGTGATAAACACATGTAGTTGATCAAAagttaaatccatttttgaaaCCTGAGGTTACTGGAGGGACCTGGTAAAATGTAAATAGGTATACCCAGTAGGATTCATCATCTGGGCAGCAAGTGTACATAATTCACTGAAAGTAATACATTTCATAGCCACCAAGATCTTCCAATCTAAACCAATTTAGACAACCCACCTACACTATTGTCAgttgtaaaatatgaataagtCAGTCAAATCATATCCATTATTCATTATCTATAAATATTCCTTTAGCATTTATAAATACTTCACATGGTTTATGCTATCTTAGTATACcattcttttttaactttttttcttttacaactCAATATGTATGCCAGCAACTTTTATTGCGACGCTGTAACAGGCTGCTATTGGtcttaacaaaacaaacagatctCAGGTTGTAAAAGCTGTCCTTGGCCTTGCCCCTTTTTCCAGTGCTCTTTAGCAGTCACCATTACCTCCTCATGACTATTCCTGCTGCACACATCGAGAAAAATGGTCTGCAAAACTCTTTTCACAGTCCTGAAATACCTCCTGGTTCCTGCTGCTGTTGCTTTGCTGATAAGTACCTGTGTTTTGATATGGCTTAACACCCAACGCACTCCACAGTGCCCTGCTCAACAGGTAAACTCAGACCATCCGGCCACCCACAATGAGCGCAGCGCTGTCTTTGCTGACCTCTCAGCAGAAGAGATTCTTCAGGTGCGTGACTACATGACCAAGATCCCAGGGGAGAACATCACATTTGATCCATTTTCCCATCCTTCATCTGACTACCTGTATATGATCGAGCTCTCCCTGCCTAAAAAACAGGATGTTTTGAGCTATCTGGATGACAACGGGCCAAAACCAACAAGAGAGGCAACTGCAGTGGTTTATCATGGCAGTGAGAATACCATAAAGGAATATGTTGTTGGCCCACTACCCAACCCAACCAACCACCGAGATGTGACTATTGAGAGATACAAACGGGAGATCCCTTTAACTGCACGTCCGATTAATACTGCGGAACGCATTTATTTACAAGTTTTTTTGAAGATTGTACTCGATAAAGTAAGTGCACTCATGAATGAAAGCTTCGGTTTGACTCCATCATCACACCTGGCTAGTTATGAAAGCATGCCCAAAGGGGTCAAGTCAGGAGACCGACAGACCTGGTTCTCACTTTGTCGAAATGAAGAGGGCTTTTACCTTCATCATGTCGGCTTTGAGATATTGGTCAACCACCAAAGCACAGATTCTTTTAAGTGGCGTGTGATGAAAGTGCTTTATAATGGTCAGTACTTTGATAGTGTAAATGAACTGAAGGAGAAATACGAGGCAGGGAGTGTGAGGAAAATCATCTACAACCCTGTACCAAATTATGCATCACTCAAACCCAGGAAGAAACCCACAGGAGTTGGACCCCAACAGTTTTATGTACAAGGCAAACGATTCAGTgtagagaaaaacaacattgtTTACCGTGACTGGAGTTTTGCATTTGGACTAAATACCCTCAGAGGCATGAGAGTGTTTGATGTTCGTTTCAGAGGGGAGAGGATCATCTATGAACTGAGCGTTCAAGATGCCATGTCAGTGTATGGGTCAGCCACTCCAAATCTCATGCTCACCAAGTTCCTTGATGGCAGCCTTGGCATTGGCGCATGTAACTATGAGTTGGCCAGGGGTGTCGACTGCCCCTATTCAGCCACCTACATAGACACTACGCATTACATGGACAGTGGTGCTCCACGCATGCTCAGAAACTCGATTTGTGTCTTTGAGCATGACATGGGTAAACCTCTACGGAGGCACTTCTCTGAGATTGTCTTCCACAGTTATGGAGGACTTGCTGACATTGCTCTGGTGTTCAGGACAATCACAGCTATCGGAAACTATGACTACGTCTGGGATTTTGTGTTCTACCAAAGCGGCTCAGTGGAGGCCAAAGTTCGCGCCACTGGCTTCATTGCATCTTCTTTCAAAGTGGATGATAATTTCCAATTTGGTCACCAAGTGGCAGAAAACATTACTGGAAATATCCACACCCATTTCATTAACTTAAAGGCGGATCTTGATGTTTTAGGTTgtatcttttttctttgatcTTGAGGACCTTTACAATAccataaatgtataaatatgaaaaatatttcaaatatgcatttattaacGAGCAAAAGTGTAACCTTTTTACAGGAGTAAAGAATGTGTTCCAGACCAAAGACATGGAGTATGTGAATGTCTCTCTTCCCTGGATGCCTGAACATTATACCATGATCCCTCGGTTGGTGGAGAAACAACATAATACAGAGCAGGTGCAGTGTCCTATAGTCCTATAGTGGATGGCTTTTTTAGCAGTAATAATTACAGCTGCATAGCTGCAGAAGTTTAGTCAACTGATCATTTCTAGTGGTGTGGTGCTACCCAAACAGGGAAatagtgtgttttttaaaaatctgaaattgaaTTTGAAACTTCCAATGGCACATATACCACTTGAACAGATATTCCTGAGGACATATACTGTATTTGACTTCTTACAGGAGGCAGCAATGCGTTACGATACCAAGACTCCACGTTACCTCCACATTGCAAGCAGCCAGACCAACCGCTGGGGTCACCAGCGTACCTACAGGCTGCAGGTGTCCAGCAACCCAGGAGATCACCTCCCAGAGAGCCAACCACAGGAAAAGTCCATGTCCTGGGCCAGGTGAGGATGGTTTTATGACTGTATCTTAGACTATAGTCTTCCCTAGTTTGCTCTCTGTCTTAAAGTTCTTCTTATCATTATCTAACCTGTGCATTTTTCCTCAGTCTCATTTATCCTAATTTCCACCAGGTATAAGGTTGCCATAACTAAACATAAGGACCTGGAACGGAATAGCGGTAGCTTATACAATCAACAGGACATGTGGAATCCAGCTGTTGACTTCAGCAAGTACATTGAAGATAATGAAAACATTGAAAATGAGGTGTGTGTGTTAACATTTGAAATGCTCCCTACACAGAAAAGACACAGGAAAAGAAGGAAACTTAACATAGCTATGCTTTTTACATCTTTCTTCATTTCTGTCTATTGCAGGACCTGGTTGCCTGGGTGACCGCCGGTTTCCTCCACATCCCGCATGCAGAGGACATCCCCAACACTGTGACAGTGGGCAATGGAGGTGGGGTCCTGCTGCGCCCTCACAACTACTTTGATGAGGACCCATCCATCCACTCTGCTGATGGAGTGTACATTGAGCCTGGAAAAGAGGACAGCTGTGACAACAACAGGGTGGCCTGCCTTGCTCAAGAGACCTGCAGCCCTGTCTTTGAACCCTTCACCTACCATGGCTTCAATTAAAACTGaggaattaaaagaaaatgttacaaAATGCTGTCCTCTTTAGTTTTGCTTGGTTAGAATTGTATTTTAGACAC contains the following coding sequences:
- the LOC121529602 gene encoding primary amine oxidase, liver isozyme-like translates to MVCKTLFTVLKYLLVPAAVALLISTCVLIWLNTQRTPQCPAQQVNSDHPATHNERSAVFADLSAEEILQVRDYMTKIPGENITFDPFSHPSSDYLYMIELSLPKKQDVLSYLDDNGPKPTREATAVVYHGSENTIKEYVVGPLPNPTNHRDVTIERYKREIPLTARPINTAERIYLQVFLKIVLDKVSALMNESFGLTPSSHLASYESMPKGVKSGDRQTWFSLCRNEEGFYLHHVGFEILVNHQSTDSFKWRVMKVLYNGQYFDSVNELKEKYEAGSVRKIIYNPVPNYASLKPRKKPTGVGPQQFYVQGKRFSVEKNNIVYRDWSFAFGLNTLRGMRVFDVRFRGERIIYELSVQDAMSVYGSATPNLMLTKFLDGSLGIGACNYELARGVDCPYSATYIDTTHYMDSGAPRMLRNSICVFEHDMGKPLRRHFSEIVFHSYGGLADIALVFRTITAIGNYDYVWDFVFYQSGSVEAKVRATGFIASSFKVDDNFQFGHQVAENITGNIHTHFINLKADLDVLGVKNVFQTKDMEYVNVSLPWMPEHYTMIPRLVEKQHNTEQEAAMRYDTKTPRYLHIASSQTNRWGHQRTYRLQVSSNPGDHLPESQPQEKSMSWARYKVAITKHKDLERNSGSLYNQQDMWNPAVDFSKYIEDNENIENEDLVAWVTAGFLHIPHAEDIPNTVTVGNGGGVLLRPHNYFDEDPSIHSADGVYIEPGKEDSCDNNRVACLAQETCSPVFEPFTYHGFN